In a genomic window of Lacrimispora sp. BS-2:
- a CDS encoding glycosyltransferase family 8 protein, whose product MQNDRINLLVTFDKNYIKPFQTMLMSLLNNNPREILHVWLLHSAIPQEELQELEEYCSLHCVPLTPLQVDRAMFQNAPISKRYPQEMYYRLLAPHLLPVSVEKILYLDPDILVINPIRPLWEVGLNGNAFAAASHTGITEIMNDINRVRLGTEHDYYNTGVMLMDLTKAREIVRPDDIFQCVSEHETDLLLPDQDVFNYLYGQNTLQVDDAIWNYDARYYSNYLIRSGGICNLEWVIQNTAILHFCGKRKPWAASYSHRFGALYKHYMQAAAR is encoded by the coding sequence ATGCAGAATGACAGAATCAACTTGCTTGTAACCTTTGATAAAAACTATATAAAACCGTTTCAGACCATGTTAATGTCTCTGCTTAATAATAATCCCCGGGAAATCTTACACGTATGGCTGCTCCATAGTGCAATCCCCCAGGAGGAACTGCAGGAGCTGGAGGAATACTGCAGCTTACACTGCGTACCCCTAACTCCGCTGCAGGTAGACCGTGCAATGTTTCAGAATGCCCCCATTTCAAAAAGGTATCCCCAGGAGATGTATTACCGCTTACTGGCTCCCCATCTTCTGCCCGTGTCTGTGGAAAAGATTCTTTATCTTGATCCGGATATCCTTGTGATTAATCCGATCCGCCCGCTGTGGGAGGTGGGGCTTAACGGGAATGCCTTTGCCGCCGCGTCCCATACCGGAATTACGGAGATCATGAATGATATCAATCGTGTAAGACTGGGAACCGAGCATGATTATTACAATACAGGTGTTATGCTGATGGATTTAACAAAGGCCAGGGAGATCGTAAGGCCGGATGATATTTTTCAGTGTGTAAGCGAACACGAAACAGATCTTCTGCTTCCGGACCAGGATGTTTTTAATTATCTGTATGGACAGAATACGCTGCAGGTGGATGACGCCATATGGAACTATGATGCCAGGTATTATTCCAATTATCTGATTCGGAGCGGCGGCATCTGTAATCTGGAATGGGTGATTCAGAACACGGCGATTCTTCATTTCTGCGGAAAGAGAAAGCCCTGGGCAGCTTCCTACTCCCATCGTTTTGGGGCGTTATACAAGCATTATATGCAGGCCGCCGCCAGATAG
- a CDS encoding CDP-alcohol phosphatidyltransferase family protein — protein MNQEPQNKILTIPNMLSALRLCMIPFLVWLYYVKQDYLWTGGLLILSGLTDVVDGFIARRFHMISNLGKVLDPIADKLTQGVMLFCLITRFPFMMAPLVLLILKEIFAGITGFLVIRNTGQVFGANWHGKAATVLLFAMMILHVVWNDIPTVLSNILIAVCLAMMFVSLVLYGIRNIWALKNTNKILPGKEKNHAE, from the coding sequence ATGAATCAAGAGCCGCAAAATAAGATCCTGACAATCCCCAATATGCTTTCCGCTTTACGCCTTTGTATGATACCGTTTCTTGTCTGGCTATACTATGTAAAACAAGATTATTTATGGACAGGAGGCCTGCTGATCCTGTCCGGCCTGACAGATGTTGTAGATGGTTTTATTGCAAGGCGTTTTCATATGATCAGCAATTTGGGCAAGGTATTGGATCCAATTGCCGATAAGCTGACCCAGGGAGTCATGCTTTTTTGCCTGATCACCCGCTTCCCCTTTATGATGGCGCCCCTTGTCCTTTTGATTCTGAAAGAGATATTTGCAGGAATCACAGGATTTTTGGTGATCCGGAATACGGGGCAGGTTTTCGGGGCCAATTGGCATGGAAAAGCAGCTACTGTTCTGCTTTTTGCCATGATGATCCTTCATGTGGTATGGAATGACATTCCCACGGTATTATCGAATATCCTTATTGCAGTTTGCCTCGCTATGATGTTTGTTTCTCTTGTTCTATACGGAATTCGTAATATATGGGCATTGAAGAACACAAACAAGATTTTGCCAGGAAAGGAGAAAAACCATGCAGAATGA